From the Esox lucius isolate fEsoLuc1 chromosome 21, fEsoLuc1.pri, whole genome shotgun sequence genome, one window contains:
- the pex2 gene encoding LOW QUALITY PROTEIN: peroxisome biogenesis factor 2 (The sequence of the model RefSeq protein was modified relative to this genomic sequence to represent the inferred CDS: deleted 1 base in 1 codon) translates to MASVVGDRLPSEGGSAADPQTPVLRINQLDAFELDSALDQLVWNQLSRCFRHLRPGLLTPVEPEVKALLQLLVWRFTVYPGSATVGQSMMNLRYHDTRSLSRRYRAPSRRQTLGLALLAVGPRWLTERSHGLLLALGLGVGGGQPADGGLWPALRRALSIVTGLTQVANLINFLVFLRQGRHPTLTERILGVRAVFSRPQEVRQVAFQYMNRELLWHGFAEFLIFLLPLVSVRKIKTSVYSLLLPLGLAEEGAGGAGGGGALKECVLCGEWPTMPHSVGCGHVFCYYCIKSHSIADAYLTCPKCGAEVSELEPVKLQLEMTDLSAT, encoded by the exons ATGG CTTCCGTCGTAGGAGACCGGCTCCCGTCAGAAGGAGGTTCCGCAGCAGATCCTCAAACTCCAGTCCTGAGGATCAACCAGTTGGATGCCTTTGAGCTGGACTCGGCTCTGGACCAGCTGGTGTGGAACCAGCTCTCCCGGTGCTTCCGACACCTCCGGCCGGGCCTTCTGACCCCGGTGGAGCCGGAGGTGAAGGCCCTGCTGCAGCTCCTGGTCTGGAGGTTCACCGTGTACCCCGGCAGCGCCACGGTGGGTCAGTCCATGATGAACCTCCGCTACCACGACACCCGGTCCCTCTCCCGGCGCTACAGGGCCCCGAGCCGGAGACAGACGCTGGGCCTGGCCCTGCTGGCCGTGGGACCCCGCTGGCTGACGGAGCGATCCCACGGCCTGCTCCTCGCCCTGGGTTTGGGCGTGGGCGGTGGCCAGCCGGCTGACGGTGGTCTGTGGCCGGCGCTGCGACGAGCTCTCTCCATTGTCACCGGCCTCACCCAG GTAGCCAATCTGATCAACTTCCTGGTGTTTCTGAGGCAGGGGCGCCACCCCACTCTGACGGAGAGGATCCTCGGTGTGCGTGCTGTGTTCAGTAGGCCCCAGGAGGTGCGCCAAGTGGCCTTCCAGTACATGAACCGAGAGCTACTCTGGCACGGCTTTGCCGAgttcctcatcttcctcctcccgCTGGTCAGCGTGCGCAAGATCAAGACGAGCGTGTATTCGCTGCTTTTGCCCCTGGGCCTGGCCGAGGAGGGGGCGGGGGGAgcgggggggggcggg gcgtTGAAGGAGTGTGTTCTGTGCGGGGAGTGGCCTACCATGCCCCACTCGGTAGGCTGCGGTCACGTGTTCTGTTACTACTGCATCAAGAGCCACTCCATCGCCGACGCCTACCTGACCTGTCCCAAGTGTGGCGCTGAGGTCAGCGAGTTGGAGCCCGTAAAACTGCAGCTTGAGATGACGGACTTGAGCGCCACATGA